A single Arachidicoccus sp. BS20 DNA region contains:
- a CDS encoding YfiT family bacillithiol transferase, translated as MTNNRQQITDNRTMPDLHYPIGKYEPQPFSEDLKKQWLNDIASLPERLEYAIINLDEEQLQTPYRGGGWTVHQLVHHIADSHMNAYIRFKWVLTENNPTIKTYNEKLWAELNDVKTLPVNISITLLHALHRRWVSALQDLSDDDWNKTLYHPEAEKELTLWYMLGNYAWHGKHHTAHINALRERMNW; from the coding sequence TTGACTAATAACAGACAACAAATAACAGATAACAGAACCATGCCCGACCTTCACTATCCCATCGGAAAGTATGAGCCGCAACCGTTTTCAGAAGATTTAAAAAAACAATGGTTGAACGATATTGCCTCGTTGCCCGAAAGGCTGGAATATGCAATTATTAATTTGGATGAGGAACAACTGCAAACGCCTTACCGTGGCGGCGGTTGGACGGTGCATCAATTGGTACATCATATTGCGGATAGTCATATGAATGCATACATTCGTTTTAAGTGGGTTTTAACGGAAAATAATCCTACGATTAAAACATATAATGAAAAACTTTGGGCAGAACTGAATGATGTGAAAACATTGCCTGTAAATATTTCCATTACGTTGCTTCATGCACTGCATCGCAGGTGGGTATCGGCTTTACAGGATTTGAGCGATGATGATTGGAACAAAACTTTATATCATCCCGAAGCGGAAAAAGAATTGACGCTTTGGTATATGTTGGGAAATTATGCTTGGCACGGAAAGCATCATACAGCGCATATAAATGCGTTGAGAGAAAGAATGAATTGGTAA
- a CDS encoding Ldh family oxidoreductase produces MTTTFSYNTLYQFTFSVFKKIGCSDEHATIASKALLSADLRGIESHGIARLSGYVRLWETGRVNANPDIKIIHETPSTAVIDGDKGLGLVVAHYSMQATIDKAKNVGTGWTSVKNSNHFGIAGCHAMQALEHDMIGIAMTNASALVAPTFSIERMLGTNPIAVAIPAKSQPAFVADFATTTAANGKLEVLQRKNEDMPLGWAQTKDGKNTTNANVIKNGGALLPLGSDREHASHKGYALGSIVDIFSAVLSGASYGPWAPPFPAYIPMPQNMPGEGLGHFFGAMRVDAFRPKEDFFQHIDNWIERFRSAKTVEGQERVLIPGDPEREAEAKHKEHGIPLLAKVTEDLSQLAEKLNVPQL; encoded by the coding sequence ATGACCACAACATTTTCATACAACACTTTATATCAATTCACATTTTCCGTTTTCAAAAAAATCGGCTGTTCCGATGAACACGCGACCATTGCTTCAAAAGCCTTGCTGAGCGCAGATTTGCGTGGAATTGAAAGTCATGGAATTGCGCGCTTAAGCGGTTATGTTCGTCTTTGGGAAACAGGAAGGGTGAATGCAAATCCTGATATAAAAATCATTCATGAAACGCCATCGACGGCTGTAATTGACGGCGATAAAGGACTTGGATTAGTTGTCGCACATTATTCAATGCAAGCGACGATTGATAAAGCGAAAAATGTTGGCACAGGTTGGACAAGTGTGAAGAACAGCAACCATTTCGGCATTGCAGGTTGTCATGCGATGCAGGCTTTGGAACACGATATGATTGGCATTGCGATGACGAATGCGAGCGCTTTGGTCGCGCCAACTTTTTCCATTGAACGAATGTTGGGAACAAATCCAATTGCAGTTGCAATCCCCGCAAAGTCGCAGCCGGCCTTTGTTGCAGACTTTGCAACTACAACAGCAGCCAACGGAAAGCTCGAAGTATTGCAAAGAAAGAACGAAGATATGCCGCTTGGCTGGGCGCAAACAAAAGACGGTAAGAACACAACAAATGCAAATGTCATAAAAAATGGTGGTGCATTGTTGCCGCTTGGCAGCGACAGAGAACACGCGAGTCACAAAGGTTATGCGCTTGGCAGCATTGTTGATATTTTTTCTGCCGTGTTGAGCGGTGCGTCTTACGGACCTTGGGCACCGCCGTTTCCTGCATATATTCCGATGCCGCAAAATATGCCCGGCGAAGGTTTGGGACATTTTTTCGGGGCAATGCGCGTAGATGCTTTTCGTCCGAAAGAAGATTTTTTTCAGCATATAGATAATTGGATTGAGCGTTTCAGAAGTGCAAAAACCGTAGAAGGTCAAGAACGTGTTCTCATTCCCGGCGACCCGGAAAGAGAAGCGGAAGCAAAGCACAAAGAACACGGAATTCCTTTATTGGCAAAGGTTACAGAAGATTTGTCGCAGCTGGCTGAAAAATTAAATGTGCCTCAATTGTAA
- a CDS encoding ABC transporter ATP-binding protein, giving the protein MQTPIISVKNLTKKYGDFEAVKGISFDVYQGEIFGLLGPNGAGKSTTLEIIETLRDKTSGEIIVDGMNLDKQPNDIKKIIGVQLQSAGYYPGLSLAELVQMFAGLYNKKVDSLKLLDSVNLRDKAKNKFKELSGGQKQRFSIATTLINQPKIIFLDEPTTGLDPQARRNLWDLILDIRKKGTTVIITTHYMDEAEFLCDRIAIIDSGKIISLDTPDKMIDDLVATGFERPKQVKLANLEDVFLNLTGKTLRED; this is encoded by the coding sequence ATGCAAACTCCCATTATTTCCGTAAAAAATTTGACAAAAAAATACGGCGATTTTGAAGCCGTAAAGGGTATTTCGTTTGACGTTTATCAAGGCGAAATTTTCGGTTTGTTAGGACCGAACGGCGCGGGCAAATCCACCACGCTTGAAATCATTGAAACCCTGCGCGATAAAACAAGCGGCGAAATCATTGTCGATGGAATGAACCTTGACAAACAACCGAATGATATTAAAAAGATTATCGGCGTGCAGTTGCAGTCCGCAGGTTATTATCCGGGATTATCTTTAGCTGAATTGGTGCAGATGTTTGCAGGCTTGTACAACAAAAAGGTCGATTCGCTGAAACTATTGGATTCAGTGAATTTGCGCGACAAAGCAAAGAATAAATTTAAAGAATTAAGCGGCGGCCAAAAGCAACGTTTTTCTATTGCAACCACGTTAATCAACCAACCGAAAATTATTTTTTTGGATGAACCTACAACAGGTCTCGACCCGCAGGCGCGCCGCAATTTGTGGGACTTGATTTTGGACATTCGTAAGAAAGGAACAACCGTCATCATCACAACGCATTACATGGATGAAGCGGAATTTCTTTGCGACCGGATTGCGATTATCGACTCGGGAAAAATTATTTCATTAGATACACCCGATAAAATGATAGACGATTTGGTGGCAACAGGTTTTGAGCGTCCAAAGCAAGTAAAGCTCGCCAATCTTGAAGACGTGTTTTTAAATTTGACGGGGAAAACATTGCGGGAAGATTGA
- the rplS gene encoding 50S ribosomal protein L19: MQIAVKYVQEQLTAQKEFPKFKAGDNVTVNYKIVEGGKERIQSFRGDVLKIQGTGATTSFTVRKISNSIGVERTFPVSSPNIDSIELNKVGKVRRAKLFYLRERSGKSARIKEKRF, from the coding sequence ATGCAAATCGCAGTAAAATATGTTCAGGAACAATTAACCGCTCAAAAGGAATTTCCGAAATTTAAAGCGGGCGACAATGTTACTGTAAATTATAAAATCGTTGAAGGCGGTAAAGAACGTATCCAAAGCTTCCGCGGTGATGTTTTGAAAATTCAGGGTACCGGCGCTACGACTTCTTTTACTGTTCGTAAAATTTCCAACAGTATAGGTGTCGAAAGAACTTTTCCCGTATCTTCTCCTAACATTGATTCTATCGAATTGAACAAGGTAGGTAAAGTACGTCGTGCAAAATTGTTCTACCTTCGTGAACGCAGCGGTAAAAGCGCAAGAATTAAAGAAAAGCGTTTTTAA
- a CDS encoding cytochrome ubiquinol oxidase subunit I, whose protein sequence is MDDFMAARSQMALSLAFHIVFSCIGMVMPFFMAVAHFYWLKTGNVVYKNVTKAWSKGVAIFFATGAVSGTVLSFELGLLFPEFMKHAGPIFGMPFSLEGTAFFIEAIFLGFFLYGWDKFNKWFHWFTGLLVGISGIISGILVVAANAWMNSPSGFDFVNGQYLNIDPIKAMFNAAWFSEALHMCIAAVSATGFAVAGVHAWMILKKKNIQFHTAAFKIAVVFAGIAALLQPLSGDISAKNVAKLQPPKLAAMEAVYHTESGVPLLIGGIPNDSAQQVKYAIRLPKLLSFLAYDNFNATIKGMDEIPAKNRPPVPVTHYAFQIMVGFGMLMAVIAVLYFIIVLKKKSWRNKRWLLKLFAYATPIGFIAVEAGWTVTEVGRQPWIIYGIMRTKDAVTPMPGIAVTFYVFTAVYLSLSFIVAFMLYRQIKMVGKLYDIPLENKSV, encoded by the coding sequence ATGGATGATTTTATGGCTGCACGCTCACAAATGGCGCTCTCACTTGCATTTCACATTGTGTTTTCCTGTATCGGAATGGTAATGCCGTTTTTTATGGCAGTGGCGCATTTTTACTGGCTGAAGACAGGGAATGTTGTGTATAAAAATGTAACCAAAGCATGGAGCAAAGGCGTTGCTATTTTTTTCGCTACAGGTGCGGTTTCCGGAACAGTCTTGTCGTTTGAATTAGGATTGCTTTTCCCTGAATTTATGAAACACGCGGGACCAATTTTCGGTATGCCGTTTTCACTGGAAGGGACGGCATTTTTTATCGAAGCCATTTTTTTGGGATTCTTTTTGTATGGTTGGGACAAATTCAATAAATGGTTTCATTGGTTTACAGGATTGCTTGTCGGCATCAGCGGCATTATTTCCGGCATTCTCGTAGTGGCAGCAAATGCGTGGATGAACAGCCCTTCCGGGTTCGATTTTGTCAATGGACAATATCTGAATATCGACCCGATAAAAGCGATGTTTAACGCTGCGTGGTTTTCGGAAGCCCTCCACATGTGCATTGCAGCAGTGTCAGCTACCGGCTTTGCTGTTGCGGGCGTTCATGCCTGGATGATTTTGAAAAAGAAAAACATACAATTTCATACGGCAGCGTTCAAAATTGCCGTGGTATTCGCGGGAATCGCCGCGCTGTTACAACCTCTAAGCGGCGATATTTCTGCAAAAAATGTGGCAAAACTGCAACCACCGAAACTTGCAGCAATGGAAGCTGTTTATCATACCGAAAGCGGTGTTCCGTTATTGATTGGCGGCATTCCGAATGATTCTGCACAACAGGTAAAGTATGCCATTCGATTGCCTAAACTTTTAAGTTTTCTGGCTTACGATAATTTCAATGCAACAATAAAAGGTATGGACGAAATCCCTGCCAAAAATCGTCCACCGGTTCCCGTTACACATTATGCGTTTCAGATAATGGTTGGCTTTGGAATGCTCATGGCTGTGATTGCCGTGCTGTATTTTATTATTGTTCTGAAAAAGAAAAGCTGGCGCAACAAGCGCTGGCTGCTGAAACTTTTTGCGTACGCTACACCAATTGGATTTATCGCGGTAGAAGCCGGCTGGACGGTTACGGAAGTAGGACGGCAACCATGGATTATTTACGGCATTATGCGTACTAAAGATGCAGTAACGCCGATGCCCGGAATTGCCGTTACTTTTTATGTGTTTACCGCAGTGTATTTGTCGCTGTCATTCATTGTTGCGTTTATGTTGTACCGGCAAATAAAAATGGTAGGCAAGTTGTATGATATTCCTTTAGAAAATAAATCAGTGTAA
- a CDS encoding AAA family ATPase yields the protein MLKKIVVIGPESTGKSSLCEALANHFHTIWCKEYAREYLLKNGTDYTFDNLLEIAKGQIALEDDCIKKIENKNPATDNRQQTTENILFIDTDMYVMKVWCEYVFGNCHSFILQQIVERKYDLYLLCNTDLPWVRDELREYPDEKNRKELFQIYLDILINQNVPFKIVSGEGNERLQSAIDAVRSFI from the coding sequence TTGTTGAAAAAAATAGTTGTTATTGGTCCCGAAAGTACAGGAAAGTCAAGTCTTTGCGAAGCATTGGCAAATCATTTTCATACGATATGGTGCAAAGAATATGCGCGTGAATATTTATTGAAAAATGGAACAGATTATACATTCGACAATCTTCTTGAAATAGCAAAAGGACAGATTGCATTGGAAGACGATTGTATAAAAAAAATAGAAAACAAAAATCCGGCAACGGACAACAGGCAACAAACAACAGAGAATATTTTGTTCATCGACACCGATATGTATGTGATGAAAGTTTGGTGTGAGTATGTTTTCGGTAATTGCCATTCATTTATCTTGCAACAAATTGTAGAAAGAAAATACGATTTGTACTTACTTTGTAATACTGATTTGCCGTGGGTTCGCGACGAGCTGCGCGAATATCCCGATGAAAAAAACCGCAAGGAGTTATTTCAAATTTATCTGGATATTTTAATCAATCAAAACGTCCCTTTTAAAATTGTAAGCGGAGAAGGCAATGAAAGACTGCAGTCTGCAATTGATGCCGTTCGCAGCTTTATATAA
- a CDS encoding aspartate kinase: MRVFKFGGASVQDVDHIRHVAKIIEQYQDEKLLIVVSAMGKTTNALEKVAESFYAQRKDDALRLFDDIKKQHLTIAKYLLVLEFNACIARLADLFTEIEWLLHDKPVREYNYYYDQIVSVGELLSTSIVSAYLNEVKIKNSWLDVRDVLRTDSHFREAIVDWSFTTKSAEMLMQPMFEEKNIVLTQGFIGCTSDNESTTLGREGSDFSAAIFANIFNAESLTIWKDVEGVMNADPKTFPEAEYISHLNYAEVIEMAYYGAQVIHPKTIKPLQNKNIPLLVKSFLDTGLPGTTIDNQKLSQLPPIIILKNNQALLTLRTLDFSFIEDEPVTKLYKIFNSLKIKPNLIQTGAISLQIAVDDVSEKIEAFGQKASEAFDVQIAKGFSLLTLRHYNDSALEKYVEGKEKILLQQSEAIVQVLFV, encoded by the coding sequence ATGAGAGTATTCAAATTCGGCGGCGCAAGTGTGCAGGATGTTGATCACATCAGGCATGTAGCGAAAATCATAGAACAATACCAGGATGAAAAATTATTAATTGTTGTTTCCGCAATGGGCAAAACAACGAACGCTCTGGAAAAAGTTGCTGAATCATTTTATGCACAAAGAAAAGATGATGCTTTGCGTTTGTTCGACGACATCAAAAAACAACACCTTACGATTGCGAAATACTTGCTGGTATTGGAGTTCAACGCATGTATCGCGCGGCTTGCAGATTTATTTACCGAAATTGAATGGCTGCTGCACGACAAACCTGTGCGGGAATACAATTATTATTACGACCAAATTGTAAGCGTTGGCGAGTTGCTGAGTACAAGCATTGTGAGCGCTTATCTCAACGAAGTAAAAATAAAAAATTCTTGGCTCGACGTGCGCGACGTATTGCGCACAGATAGTCATTTCCGGGAAGCGATTGTTGATTGGAGCTTCACAACAAAATCCGCTGAAATGCTGATGCAGCCTATGTTTGAAGAAAAGAACATTGTTTTGACGCAAGGCTTTATCGGTTGTACTTCAGACAATGAAAGCACGACTTTGGGTCGTGAAGGAAGCGATTTCAGCGCGGCAATTTTTGCGAATATTTTTAATGCGGAAAGCCTGACGATTTGGAAAGACGTTGAAGGCGTGATGAACGCCGACCCGAAAACGTTTCCAGAAGCGGAATATATTTCACACCTCAATTATGCCGAAGTAATCGAAATGGCATATTACGGCGCGCAGGTAATTCATCCGAAAACGATTAAGCCTTTGCAGAATAAAAATATTCCGTTGCTTGTAAAATCTTTTCTTGATACAGGTTTGCCCGGAACAACCATTGATAACCAAAAGTTATCACAACTTCCACCTATTATAATTTTAAAGAATAACCAAGCTTTGCTCACTTTGCGCACATTGGATTTTTCTTTCATCGAAGACGAACCTGTAACAAAACTCTACAAAATTTTCAACTCGTTGAAAATAAAACCGAATCTTATTCAGACAGGCGCCATCAGTTTGCAAATTGCAGTAGATGATGTTTCAGAAAAAATTGAAGCATTCGGACAAAAAGCAAGCGAGGCTTTTGATGTGCAAATCGCGAAAGGCTTTAGCTTATTGACTTTGCGGCATTACAACGATTCTGCTTTAGAAAAATATGTAGAAGGGAAAGAAAAAATTTTGTTGCAGCAAAGCGAGGCTATTGTTCAAGTGTTATTTGTCTGA
- a CDS encoding NUDIX hydrolase produces the protein MTDEQLKWKTLSSEYLFKDTWLTARKDRCERADGKIIDPYYVFEFPEWVTAFAVTEDDKILMVKQYRHALGEVGIELPGGCVDETDATFEDAIRRELLEETGFAFESVHALGRTSANPSTNSNLMHMFVATGGKKIQGQNLDDNEEIEVLEYSFEELFQLLDEKRIVQAMHITTIFYALRYLDKLNFKP, from the coding sequence ATGACCGACGAACAATTAAAATGGAAGACACTTTCATCTGAATATCTTTTTAAAGACACATGGCTTACCGCGCGAAAAGACCGCTGCGAGCGGGCTGACGGCAAAATCATCGACCCGTATTATGTGTTTGAATTTCCCGAATGGGTTACGGCTTTTGCCGTTACCGAAGACGATAAAATTTTGATGGTAAAGCAATACCGCCATGCGTTGGGCGAGGTAGGCATTGAGTTGCCGGGCGGTTGTGTGGATGAAACCGATGCAACTTTTGAAGATGCCATTCGCCGCGAGTTGCTGGAAGAAACGGGCTTTGCTTTTGAGAGCGTTCATGCGTTGGGACGAACGTCCGCAAATCCTTCGACCAACAGTAATTTGATGCATATGTTTGTGGCAACAGGCGGCAAAAAAATACAAGGACAGAACCTTGACGATAACGAAGAAATTGAAGTATTAGAATACAGTTTTGAAGAATTGTTTCAATTGTTGGACGAAAAAAGAATTGTACAGGCAATGCACATTACCACCATTTTTTATGCGCTGCGTTATTTGGATAAATTAAATTTTAAACCATAA
- a CDS encoding cytochrome d ubiquinol oxidase subunit II yields MLYVVIAFLWMSIWLYLLFGGADFGAGILELFTREQNKGRTRRTMYRAIGPIWEANHMWLIIAIVILFVGFPVIYSEMSVYLHIPLMIMLLGIIARGTAFSFRHYDAVVDDMQILYNRIFTWSSLITPLFLGIIAGSSVSGTIDTQATDFVHAYIFSWLDWFNVAIGLFTVAICAFLAAVFLVGEVKNDKDRRRFTIKARSANIFAIIFGTLVFIIAWLEKIPLTKWIFGNAISLTAIITALLSLVLLWYLLLKGKTKILRLLAGFQVTMILLAITYPHFPNIVLLRDGSTLSLLDNHGDKKTIQSLAVALLGGSIFILPALFYLMYSFKKPLLENE; encoded by the coding sequence ATGTTGTACGTTGTAATTGCTTTTTTATGGATGTCGATATGGCTGTATCTTCTTTTTGGTGGAGCAGATTTCGGTGCGGGCATTCTGGAACTTTTTACAAGAGAACAAAACAAGGGAAGAACGCGGCGCACAATGTACCGCGCTATAGGACCGATTTGGGAAGCGAATCATATGTGGCTGATTATTGCCATTGTAATTTTATTTGTGGGTTTTCCAGTAATTTATTCCGAAATGTCTGTTTACCTCCACATTCCTTTAATGATAATGTTATTAGGTATTATCGCAAGAGGAACAGCTTTCTCTTTTCGTCATTATGATGCCGTTGTGGACGATATGCAAATTTTGTATAACAGAATTTTCACATGGTCGAGCCTGATTACGCCTTTGTTTCTCGGCATTATTGCCGGCAGTTCAGTTTCCGGAACAATTGACACACAAGCGACCGATTTCGTTCATGCCTATATTTTTAGTTGGCTTGACTGGTTTAACGTCGCAATTGGACTTTTCACGGTTGCTATTTGTGCATTTCTGGCTGCCGTTTTTTTAGTCGGCGAAGTAAAAAACGATAAAGACAGAAGAAGATTTACAATCAAAGCAAGAAGTGCCAATATTTTTGCAATCATTTTCGGTACGTTGGTATTTATCATTGCATGGCTCGAAAAAATTCCTCTGACTAAATGGATATTCGGTAATGCAATAAGTTTAACAGCCATAATAACCGCGCTTTTATCGCTGGTCTTGCTTTGGTATTTATTGCTTAAAGGCAAAACAAAAATTCTCAGGCTGCTTGCGGGCTTTCAGGTTACGATGATTTTGCTGGCGATTACGTATCCGCACTTTCCCAATATTGTTTTACTTAGAGACGGTTCAACATTGTCTTTACTGGACAATCATGGCGATAAAAAAACCATACAGTCATTGGCAGTTGCGCTGCTTGGCGGGAGTATTTTTATTCTACCGGCGCTGTTTTATTTGATGTATAGTTTTAAGAAGCCGTTGTTGGAAAATGAGTAA